The genomic DNA TTCATTGTGGACCATCGACTTGGCATTATACAACGGGAATGGGGAGAACGGGAATGGCGGAGTATGAGCCACCCTCAGTGCATTGGATAGATTGTTTGAAAgatataaactatataaaaagctatatgaaaaattctaataaaattaCCTGGGCATGCATCATAGGAAGAGCATTTTGCGTGTTCATAAAGTTGAGCGCCGTTGCATCGGTATGTAGACATGGAGTCATGGCAATTGCAAGTACGGGAGCGGATCTTGTTTCCAGCTCCACAACCGTTTGAACATTCACCCCATTGTCCCCACTGTGAAAGGCAGTTGACTGGACTTGGGCAAGATTGTTGGTTACAAGTCTAGAATGAGAATAAATCAAACCGTTAAGTTACATTTAACCATTACATGAGATAATACACGCCTCACAATATCGAAACTTACTCTTGTTTCCATTCGTGATCCATAGCAATATTTCTGCGTTTCAGTTTGCCCGCCCATGCTTGTGAGAAGAAATAGCATGAGTGGGTCGATTGTTGTTGAGTTGGATCCAGACAAGAGAAGAAGAAGTGTTGGATCAATGTTCTGTCCACTGAAATCGAAAATTACAACTTATAAGATTTACTCGTAACTTATTTAGAATTCTAAATGCCAATACAAATGATTTTCACAGCAACAAATTCTAACAGAATAATGTCGAATTCGAGTTTATAGGTATTTATATTAAGTTATAGGTAATCTACCTTAGCAGGAATGGCAATAGAAAATCCAAGCTTGAGCTGCTGTCGGTCGAATCTCCGCCAAGTCCTCCGAGAAGAGCCAACATTGCAATTGGGTCGTCGCCactaaaaaataataaagaacaGATCATTGAAAGTTTTTTATTAACGTGAGGATGGAAAGAAAAAACAATACTCACAGCCCTCCGGCGCCGTTACCACCTTGCAAAAGGAATGGAAGTAAGAGACTATCGAGTGCTGAGCTTGAATCACCACCTAATCCACCGGATAGAAGAAGAAGAGGCAGCAAGTCAATGCCGCCGGAAGTTCTAGAAAATCGAAGGAGgttaaaaatattgcatttttggAACAAATAACTACTTAAGAGTTTTATAGCTCGAAATACTCACCCAGATTGACATGTTCTCATTCTTGTGTCGCTACCACCACCGCAAGTTGCTGAACAGCCCATCCATGGTCCCCAGTTTGACCATTCTCCATTCTGTGGGTGAGGATGATCGTAAGAATCAGCTGAAACAAGACCGACTGCAAGAGCCATGCATACGATAAACATCTTCATGACTGTATTTTTGGATAGAGTTCGTAACGTTGGTCAATTCAACTCTGACTAtgttatactatatatataactgaaaaatttaataataaaatatgaagaccgattattattactatatatatataattctagCAATTTTCGACTGGAACTCACAAACTTTGCGGTTTGTTTCGTATACGACTGGTACGAGTCTGGCAAGCATAAAGTTTGAATGCTCGTTGCTATCTTAGTAGAAGACGATATCGGTTGATACTGATTATCGTACTCTTCACTCCAGCTTTTATACAAATTTTGCTAGATATCAGACAATTAACCATTCCCatttttcgtttattgcgcCTCGAAGCGCTTGTTCCTGATAGTTACGAGCTCCACGCAGTAGGAGGATTTAGAAACCCTTACGTTCGAACCCGCCCATTATGTTTCTCTTGTTAATAATTTTAAGGTAGCATTATAAATTGCAAACAATAAAGTAATTAGGGAACAATGcattaaacaaattttattgcgAAGGTGTAACGAGATTTATATTCCCAAGTTCTCAAAGCGCCGtactaataaattaataaaatctaCGTTACTTGAGTCTTGAAAACATTTAGTTTTGATGTGACAAGAAAATTAATCACTGTCATTTTTGGCATGCTTCTCGCAATGcacaaaaatttttgtttgcagTTTGAGCATGGGTTAAATGCTTTTTAATATTCCACAAAGTTCACAGTGGTACTTAGCCTCATTTACACCTCATTCTTGAATTGTTTTTATGTCATAATACATTCATGCATTTTTTTATCATCACACATCATCCACATTCGTATGTTTTATGTGAAATACCTCTGCCTACAAACTGATATACTTAAGACAccatatgaaaataattaaggtcagtcagtcagtcagtagtttattttatcacataccaaAAGTACACAAAGGACAAacataattacaaaaaaaatatataaaaaaatacgtTTCAGTGTGAaaggagacgcgataaaccagtgaaCGTTATCTAGCAGCAGTGACCATGAGAAAATACAAATATGTATGAAATGTGGAAACTAACAaaagagctgtgctcaaatatatggacacgtcacaaggtgtcgctattttttattccgaCACATATAAAaagaatctcttgaagtccacagaaatttttgaaataagaaaaattgatagccttctggcaaaaaaatcaatctttcaccACCGATGCAAATCAAAAAACTATCAGGTGTCAGACTTTTCAAAGATTCATAAAACTATGACAGAGCGTATACGCTATCTAATGGTTTTAACGCTTATTTATGAACAGCATTAAATCGGACTAATgcttgatttatattttgtccACCTAAAGTCCacgaataaaaatttataacgATCTGTCCCATAACCTGGTAAAAGGCAATCTATGGTAATATGTTTGAGATATTTCTttgcaatgtttttttaaactttgctcATTATTATGCTCTCACGTGTATGGATTCATTGTGATAACTTCCCAAATATCTCTGATATAATCGTTCAGATCTACAGTGAGTCCCAAAGTGGGTGATACCCCTTCCCCCcaggtgggcgaaaacgatacagaggggggggggggggggggtgggcGGCGAAAACGTCGAAgagggcgatttcgcgaaacctgtctTTGtttggcgcatcgtgcacttgattactgtactgcGTGCATTCGTTGGtttgaatcatgtgggcgattatcactcgcaaaaagattgctggactcgtctccgCCGTagggtacggtagtttgcgtatcccagtggtcggcaaaatacgaccgaagtaaaataatccgggacgcttcactgaatagacctttccccgacctttgaccccggaaaattcttcctatactttaccattttaaaattttcgatgcttattttaagagtggtttcgcgagttgacGCCTGTAAAGTGGGGTATTTCTTTCAAACTaccattctaattcataccattcaacaaactgttttttaaaaagtagcggtaaagaattttagcaattttagcctagtctatcacagctaatTCTTCActaattttgattactgcaattaaactgaaactcatatgAGAACAAAgtgattattaaattatttgatttattttcaaatttccgaaacacaactaaaaactaacgaatataattcaaaaacgcgaaaatgaggtaatgtttacgaccacgcctgaaaatctgtcggAGTGATAAAATTGTCTGCGctgatgcgaaagggggcattgttacgtttatttttgtatcttgctgattggccaatgtcatgaagtaaacaaggaaatctATGCACGAGGAAACATCCATTATACAGACAAAACgtcggttttgacgatgaattaattctatttataatctacgctcgctCAATGAgttaattacattttttacgtaccagaatttatcgtgagacacgtttagaataaattatattgtatatatgctaacaattcaGTAaacgtttaacgagcctacaatttaattataattagacaaatggcaacacgcagaaaagttgatgctgagtgcaggggttcaatatcgcagtaaatattcatgtatattgcaatgcaataaggaaatcaaATTCATAATATATTCGAGAGCTTCAAcgctgcttaatttttgtaagaatgtatcttcttaaagaaaatattcatcaaaatttccCAAATCATGCGAAAATACTCACTTCGAAGTTTGGAAGTACAtgtttgtgcgaacaattattttcaagaatgaacattacaaagaactaggattagtgatgcccatttagaaaatgttccaatcttgaCGCCGTAAAGCTATCAAGCTTGATGCAGTGATGCagagacagtgtcacattaaatgtcattgtaataatttttcaataagacGAATGAGTTGAGTTCATGAgctgtcgcagttttcgcgcgcttttccgtttttaacttaaaaaaaaaaacatatgcgacccgcaaatgACTATATTCACCCCTAATTTTGTCTCGCGAGCGACaaaaaatttgccgacccctgggccgtagccgatagtcaaTCACGGCTTTTGCCACACCCGAGTCCaggaatctgaaacaaatggctgattaattctatggactggtgatcgggctggaggccgtggtaggatgaggaatcgaggatgaattttaccgaagatcgTTATATATCATTCATTTTGGTGCAGATCACCAGGCTGTAgggatgaatgagatgtacgaaaatcaatattatacgtttgggaaaattaactttgaatTTAGGGAGTtgaatgctataaggcaagtacacggcggtttttgaggggGTAGAACCCTgcggattctttcatttccgacctcctATATGGTGATAAAGGGGTTTTCAgtcgtgctactattgctatcaaaacaacgaaatcgcctttccatcagtaaacggggtgatTTTAGATTGTGTCTGACGAAACTGTcaccaaataataataaaaaaactcgcGGAAGACAAactctcattaaaaaacactataaaccaTGATTTgccttcttatttggtctgtaatatatttgtCTCTGACTTTACATTACTGTAGGgtggcgatggtacaaaaagtttgtgAACCACTAGTTTAGAATATCATTTGTCAACAATAGTATTTCAGCCATTAAGGCATTCTATGGTAATATGTTCGAAATATTTCtttgcaatgttttttttttaactctgcTTATTATGATTCTCTCACGTGTAGATCATCCATGATTCATTGTGATAACCTCCCAAGTATCTTTGATATAATCGTTTAGAATATCATTTGCCCGTAATAGTATTCCAGCCATTGAGGCAATCTATGGTTATATGTTTGAGATATTTCTTCGCAACGTTTTTGTCTTTGTTTCTTATGATTCTCTTACGTGTAGAGCATTCATGGATTCATTGTGATAACTTCCCAAGTATCTCTGATATAATCGTTTGGACTTTAGAATATCATTTGTCATAGTATTCCAGCCGAGACAGAGACTAAACTAGATACTAGAGACTAGACTAGATACAGGACGCacgtattattattttatgcaaaataCACTTTCCACTGTGTTTTATAAGTTGAGCTAAGAAAAGCAACAATCAACAACATTTATATGATAATCACTTTTATTCTGGATATCAAAATTGCAAACAAATTAATTAATCAGCGAAGGTACCACATGGACAATATATTCgacacattccaaaattatatgCAGgaaaacaattgattgaaaatatCCATGATTGAAAATACCGAACCAGCCGAAATGACGGTAAAATTGTTATCAAATCGCTAATGTAATCAAAATACGTAAAATGTGAAATGCGACAGTTGAAAAACATCGAACAGACCGTTAAATGGTGAGTGATATCAATTTAATAAtcagtttatttaattttatatagtcgtttttataaaaatatagaaaactcGACAAATCGTCCAAAATTCAATGCACTGACAggtcaaatataatatataatgtttaaaatttttattctagTGCTTGAGTTTTTGGCATATGTATTCATCTGCGGCTTTTTGTCTTGGTATAGTTTTCCTCTTTCGGAGATTATGCGTTGTTGCGTTCTGTAAAAAatcaaagtaattttaattgttGTTTGTTTTAAAATGGTGAAACTAAATATTTAACTAAAGCTGGAAATTATGAGACGCATCGGTAGATTTATATTTAGTTTGCAAGAATAGCTTAAAGTTACTTACTGAAGCACCAGATAGTTCCTGGGACAGAATCATCATAGCAGCAATTGTTTTGTTGCTTACAAGCCTGttggataaataaaaataaatatatataagtaattTTTAGTAACAGGCCGGAGGACTTGATATGTATTTTaaacataacgatcgttttgcattttatgctggcactcttcttgttcttgttctttgacacgtttttaaaaagtcgcttttctatttgattactggaccaatcacttttaaaattttcagtgctaagagattaaatttttcgctagaaggctattacttttatttatttcaaatatcccggtgagctgcatgggattcgtttttttgtgtgtgctatgacgtcatccgaATTTGCCACTAAGTGACgctacgtgttcatatatttgagcgtagctctcttgtttaaattAGTTTCCAATATTGAATATTGTATAACTTACATCTCTGCTGATTCCACCGTAGCCACATTCCTGTCTTTGTTCAGCATCGACCTGGCAGTATGGGCATGTGCATTCGATAGATTGTTTGAAAGATCCGTCGCACATTTTATCAGGGCAAGTACGTGTTCTCTCTTTGTAACATCTGGTTCCAGATGGAATGCAACTGCCGTAAGCGGTCCAATCGCCCCATTGTCCAGTGGCTGGGATGGGAGTTTCGGGAATAACTAAAAATAAGACAtcgatttgataaaatatatttgacgtTGAACAAAGAATTTTCGAGCTTAAGAATTACGACTCTCACCAATGCCGCACTGGATTCCTGAAGAACAAGAGGTGTGGTCATAAAGCATTGCGTTGTTACAGTTGAGCATTCCGGTTGAAGGATTGTGGCAATTACAACTGCGAGTTCGGCTTTTCATTCCGTAACCGCAGGTGGCTTGGCATGCCCCCCATTCGCTCCACGGGGAAAGACAGTTGACTGGGGGTCTGGTTGTGGTGGTGATGATTCTGGTTGTGGTTGCTGAAAGTAAATACGATTTCTTAGATCAATAACATCGCTGCGTGTTGAAAGTTGGAAAGCAGCATGTTACGAGGAGCGAATAGGGGGCAAGAACATTTTTGGCACTGTTTAACTCATTCAaagatttataataaaattctaataaaattaCCTGGGCATGCATCATATGAAGAGCATTGTGCGTGTTCATAAAGTTGAGCGCCGTTGCATCGGTATGTAGACATGGAGTCATGGCAATTGCAAGTACGGGAGCGGATCTTGTTTCCAGCTCCACAACCGTTTGAACATTCACCCCATTGTCCCCACTGTGAAAGGCAGTTGACTGGACTTGGGCAAGATTGTTGGTTACAAGTCTAGAATGAGAATAAATCAAACCGTTAAATTACATTTAACCATTACATGAGATAATAAACGCCTATCAATATCGAAACTTACTCTTGTTTCCATTCGTGATCCATAGCAATATTTCTGCGTTTCAGTTTGGCCGCCCATACCTCCAAGAATAAGTAGTGTGAGTGGGTCGATTGTTGAGTTGGATCCAGACAAGAGAAGAAGAAGTGTTGGATCAATGTTCTGTCCACTGAAATCGAAAATTTAACTTGTGAGatcgaatttaaaaattatattacgTTATAGGTAACTTACCTTAGCAATAATGGCAACAGAGAATTTGAGCTTGAGCTGCTGTCGGTCGAATCTCCGCCAAGTCCTCCGAGAAGTGCCAACATTGCAAGTGGGTTGTCACcactgaaaaataataataaacagatCATTGAATGTTTTGCATTCGTGTAAAGATGGAAGGAAAAGCGAAAAACATTACTCACAGCCCTCCGCCGTTACCACTTTGCAAAAGGAATGGAAGTAACATATCGAGTGAAGAGCTTGAATCACCACCGAATCCACCGGATAGAAGAAGAAGAGGCAGCAAGTCCTCAATGCCGCCGGAAGTTCTAAAAAATCAGAGTAGGttgaaaatattgcatttttttgaacaaagtACTAAATACGAATTTTAAAGCTAAAAATACTCACCCAGACTGACATGTTCTCATTCTTGTGTCGCTACCACCACCGCAAGTTGCTGAACAGCCCATCCATGGTCCCCAGTTTGACCATTCCCCATTCTGTGGGTGAGGATGATCGTAAGGATCAGCTGAAACGAGACCGACTCCAAGAGCAATGCATACGATAAACATCTTCATGACTGTATTTTTGAATAGAGTTCGTAACGTTAGTCGTTTCAACTCTGACTCTGTTATACTATataactaaaaaatataatgataGAATATGAAGACCAATTGGTACTAGATAATTCTAGCAAATTCCGACTGAAGCTCACAAACTTATATGCGGTTTCTTTCGTATAAGACGAGTCTGACAAGCTCAAAGTTTGAATTCCCGTTGCTATCTTAGTAGAAGACGAGATCGGTTGATACTGATTATCGTACTTTTCACTCCAGCTTTTATACAAATTTTGCTAGATATCAGACAATTAACCCttctttattttttcgtttattgcgcCTCGAAGCGCTTGTTCCTGATATTTACGAGCTCCACGCAGTAGGTGGATTTAGAAACCCTTACGTTCGAACCCGCTCATTATGTTActcttgaaaataattttaagggacatcataaattgcaaacaATAAAGTAATTAGGGAACAATGCATCAAACAAATTTCATTGCGAAGGTGTAACTAGATTTAAATTTCCGAGTTCTCAAAGAGCCGTGctaataaattcataaaatccACGTTACTTTATAAGTTTATGAGTCTTGAAAACATTCAGTTTCGATgttacaaataaattaatttaatgcAAGTAAACCAGAGTACTTTCCGTCTCGGTATACTGTACATCTCACAATGcgcaaaaaattttgtttgtagTTTGAGCAGGGGTTAAATGCTTTTTAATATCCCACATACTTCACAGTCCTACTATGCCCAATTTAGGTTCCATTCTTGAATTGTTTTTATGCCATAATACATAGCCTActtgcatttattttttttcatcaccACCCGCTTAGTATGTTGTCTTTGGAATATCTTTGCCTAGAAGCTGATAGACTTGAGACACCATGTGAATATAAATAAAGATTTTGTATCATATATGCGCCACTCTGCAGTGACCCTCAGAAAATACAAATATGTATGAAATGTGGGAATGTATGAAACTAACCGTGCGGATTTAGGTATTCATCAGAAGTATATTGTGCCGGATTTTTCAGCGTATATTACTTATTTACGTTAACCAAGGCAAAAGTGCATTTCAAAAAAACTTTCAGGTATATGACTTTTCATCAAAGATTCTTGAAACTTGTCAGAGCGGATACGCTATGGTTCTAAAGCTTATTGATTAACAGTATTAAATCGGACTAGTGCTTGATTTATATTTCGTCATCCTGAAGTCCacgaataaaaatttataacgGTCTGTCCCATATCCTGATGAAAGGCAAACTATGGTAATATGTTTGAGATATTTCTTTGCAATGTTTTTTAACGTTGCTTAATATAATTCTCTCACGTGTAGAGCATTCATggattcattttatatttctaaacAAAACATTCCCCCACTTCTGGTAAGATATAAATGAACAACCTATTTTAAAAGACCGAAATGAGAATTTCACAGCTTTTGATATATACAATCATAATAAAATAGAGATCGCTTTTGATAAAATAGTATTTAccatatatttaaatttgacaattttgattTGGCCAATATATACCATTTATTAAATGTACAGAATATGTGAAGATTGATTTCTTGATATAATTTTCCATATGCTGCTGGAATTGATATAAAAGCTCAATCTTAATTTGCTGCACTGTGTCAATCAACCagataaaatgttt from Styela clava chromosome 12, kaStyClav1.hap1.2, whole genome shotgun sequence includes the following:
- the LOC120330133 gene encoding uncharacterized protein LOC120330133, with the protein product MKMFIVCMALAVGLVSADSYDHPHPQNGEWSNWGPWMGCSATCGGGSDTRMRTCQSGTSGGIDLLPLLLLSGGLGGDSSSALDSLLLPFLLQGGNGAGGLGDDPIAMLALLGGLGGDSTDSSSSLDFLLPFLLSGQNIDPTLLLLLSGSNSTTIDPLMLFLLTSMGGQTETQKYCYGSRMETRTCNQQSCPSPVNCLSQWGQWGECSNGCGAGNKIRSRTCNCHDSMSTYRCNGAQLYEHAKCSSYDACPGL
- the LOC120330019 gene encoding adhesion G protein-coupled receptor B1-like isoform X2 gives rise to the protein MKMFIVCIALGVGLVSADPYDHPHPQNGEWSNWGPWMGCSATCGGGSDTRMRTCQSGTSGGIEDLLPLLLLSGGFGGDSSSSLDMLLPFLLQSGNGGGLGDNPLAMLALLGGLGGDSTDSSSSSNSLLPLLLSGQNIDPTLLLLLSGSNSTIDPLTLLILGGMGGQTETQKYCYGSRMETRTCNQQSCPSPVNCLSQWGQWGECSNGCGAGNKIRSRTCNCHDSMSTYRCNGAQLYEHAQCSSYDACPVIPETPIPATGQWGDWTAYGSCIPSGTRCYKERTRTCPDKMCDGSFKQSIECTCPYCQVDAEQRQECGYGGISRDACKQQNNCCYDDSVPGTIWCFKRNNA
- the LOC120330019 gene encoding adhesion G protein-coupled receptor B1-like isoform X1, whose protein sequence is MKMFIVCIALGVGLVSADPYDHPHPQNGEWSNWGPWMGCSATCGGGSDTRMRTCQSGTSGGIEDLLPLLLLSGGFGGDSSSSLDMLLPFLLQSGNGGGLGDNPLAMLALLGGLGGDSTDSSSSSNSLLPLLLSGQNIDPTLLLLLSGSNSTIDPLTLLILGGMGGQTETQKYCYGSRMETRTCNQQSCPSPVNCLSQWGQWGECSNGCGAGNKIRSRTCNCHDSMSTYRCNGAQLYEHAQCSSYDACPATTTRIITTTTRPPVNCLSPWSEWGACQATCGYGMKSRTRSCNCHNPSTGMLNCNNAMLYDHTSCSSGIQCGIVIPETPIPATGQWGDWTAYGSCIPSGTRCYKERTRTCPDKMCDGSFKQSIECTCPYCQVDAEQRQECGYGGISRDACKQQNNCCYDDSVPGTIWCFKRNNA